In Strigops habroptila isolate Jane chromosome 14, bStrHab1.2.pri, whole genome shotgun sequence, one genomic interval encodes:
- the COIL gene encoding coilin isoform X1, translating into MAAAGGGPVRLRLVFDYPPPGSPGCALCWLLLEPGRVRLVTDLLSLIRHRFGFSRRARLSLFLEGALLPPTESARLVRDNDSLRVKLEEIAADDYEEIGSGFSYTPTEDKKRHRQKKEEDFSINEKHRHKREKKKNKHNSEYPSCREETSVDIWDPHKKHKKRKRKDEVSERNRLTEGKEESSSGQPKKLKKTEREKESATKKKDKKQTKAAAAKVDLEQANQSSPRNSGKNNTKKPTRFKKRRVAASPSSSTSSDSDSSEVNVKQNTSSHKPVVATLPKDKSQTAANADAKTVVSNKVTVKPNADNSTKTAISKNAKKSPSSSSDSDSSTEDEKVAAAHDSTAKEKPLPSTTKAPKAQTSSSESESSDSETLVKKSAADAGLSNSIARNCTKQLPNSIQGPVASPGRGRGHGTGEDNFWRGPRGRGYRGMMRGQGPGRGTNPGFFYNYSSEGQKQRHLNEAATNTSVLVQSPVEVPKRDYSVLPLLAAPPQVGERIAFKRLELTENYCPEVSDYKEGKIISWNADKKQIELEILSPSAGQHAKEPGKFDLVYQSADGAELIEYAVPQDTKITESWDALIEPRLIVEPPVNGSSIENGTI; encoded by the exons atggcggcggccggcggcggcCCGGTGCGGCTGCGGCTGGTGTTTGACTACCCGCCGCCAGGCAGCCCGGGCTGCGcgctgtgctggctgctgctggagcccgGCCGGGTGCGCCTCGTCACCGACCTCCTCAGCCTCATCCGACACAGGTTCGGCTTCAGCCGCCGGGCCCGCCTCAGCCTCTTCCTGGAGGGGGCGCTGCTGCCCCCCACCGAGAGCGCCCGCCTCGTGCGGGACAACGACTCGCTCCG AGTAAAATTGGAAGAGATTGCTGCAGATGACTATGAAGAGATAGGTAGTGGCTTCTCGTATACACCAACggaagacaaaaaaaggcatagacaaaagaaggaagaagactTCTCtataaatgaaaaacacaggcataaaagggaaaagaaaaagaataaacataACTCTGAGTATCCCTCCTGTAGGGAAGAGACCTCTGTAGATATTTGGGACCCTcataaaaagcacaagaaaagaaaaagaaaggatgaagtTAGTGAAAGAAATAGACTCACAGAAGGTAAGGAAGAGAGCTCTTCTGGCCAACctaaaaagcttaaaaaaacagagagggagaaggagtcggcaacaaaaaagaaggataaaaagcagacaaaggctgctgcagcaaaggtgGATTTAGAACAGGCAAATCAGAGCTCACCTCGAAATTCTggtaaaaataacacaaaaaaaccaacacgGTTCAAAAAAAGGAGGGTGGCagcttccccttcctccagcacATCGTCTGACAGTGACAGCAGTGAGGTAAACGTAAAGCAAAATACATCTTCCCATAAACCTGTAGTGGCGACACTTCCCAAAGACAAATCCCAAACTGCTGCAAATGCTGATGCGAAAACTGTTGTTTCTAATAAAGTGACTGTAAAGCCCAACGCTGACAATTCCACTAAGACTGCAATTagtaaaaatgctaaaaaatcCCCATCCTCTAGTTCAGATTCTGACTCAAGTACAGAGGATGAGAAGGTGGCAGCAGCACACGACAGTACGGCAAAGGAAAAGCCACTGCCCAGCACCACCAAGGCTCCCAAAGCACAAACCTCCTCCTCAGAGTCTGAGAGTTCAGATTCAGAAACACTTGTTAAAAAATCTGCAGCAGACGCTGGACTGAGTAATTCCATAGCAAGGAATTGTACCAAACAGTTGCCAAACAGTATTCAAGGACCAGTTGCCAGCCCAGGGCGTGGAAGGGGGCATGGAACGGGAGAGGATAACTTCTGGAGAGGACCTAGGGGCCGTGGGTATCGTGGGATGATGAGGGGCCAAGGCCCTGGGAGAGGAACCAACCCGGGCTTCTTCTATAACTACAGCAGTGAAGGCCAGAAGCAGAGGCACTTAAATGAAGCTGCGACAAACACTTCTGTTCTTGTCCAG AGTCCCGTGGAGGTCCCCAAGAGAGACTATAGTGTGTTACCTCTTCTTGCTGCTCCACCACAAGTGGGAGAAAGAATTGCCTTTAAG CGCTTGGAACTAACTGAAAATTACTGTCCTGAAGTTTCAGACTATAAG GAGGGGAAAATCATCAGTTGGAATGCTGATAAAAAACAGATCGAGCTTGAGATCCTTTCGCCATCAGCAGGACAAC atgcAAAAGAGCCAGGGAAATTCGATCTGGTTTACCAGTCTGCAGATGGAGCAGAACTGATCGAGTACGCTGTTCCTCAGGATACAAAG ataacTGAAAGTTGGGATGCACTGATAGAGCCACGACTGATTGTTGAGCCTCCAGTTAACGGATCCAGCATCGAAAATGGAACAATCTGA
- the TRIM25 gene encoding E3 ubiquitin/ISG15 ligase TRIM25 isoform X3 — protein MAEPRVSALEKEPACGMCFSLFGCPLTLPCGHYFCIYCLEVVWAQMSKKFCCPACKATFEGYSQLRKNTAPCPVLEQHQDCTGPEEEEEEEEEEVSTVRCDSCLQGPAVRTCLTCTASFCAEHLRPHQDSPAFRDHQLCTPLHDLQQRKCPHHKKLFEFFCSEHGSCICSLCLLGHKLCHTSPLELAKANTEAALKKRLTELHNQNEKAAQAMNTLKTNQGYAAETISRKKDLILSEFSEIKALIEEREIQILKIVADEEKRVSNKFDYIYGVLESKKNQTQSLSDRIEMVLTEADDILFLKRATALQQISTKDAFVPVVEIDQNLLHSSYQSAINLKDTVKLSMTPSKEKKVEAEVTPWRNKAPPNKNIKKPLGPQHTYKEKIPQQTQAASPVEADTTPGIGIPSAPAAVPVKELLDIFLKKPREEFLQYAADITLDYNTAHNKVILSDRYTKMSVSDTPLKYNEHPRRFTDCYQVLGVQCFKRGIHYWEVEMQQNNFCGIGICYGSMERHGPESRLGRNSSSWCIEWFNSKISSWHNDVEKCLPSTKATKIGVLLHCEAGFVIFTAVGEKHNLIYKYKIKFTEAVYPAFWLFSSGTILTLCQMKE, from the exons ATGGCGGAGCCGAGAGTGTCGGCGCTGGAGAAGGAACCGGCGTGCGGCATGTGCTTCTCCCTCTTCGGCTGCCCCTTGACCTTGCCCTGCGGGCACTACTTCTGCATCTACTGCCTGGAGGTCGTCTGGGCCCAGATGTCGAAGAAATTCTGCTGCCCGGCGTGCAAGGCCACCTTCGAGGGCTACTCGCAGCTGCGGAAGAACACGGCGCCGTGCCCGGTGTTGGAGCAGCACCAGGACTGCACCGGgcccgaggaggaggaggaggaggaggaggaggaagtgagCACCGTTCGCTGCGACAGCTGCCTACAGGGACCCGCCGTGCGGACCTGCCTCACCTGCACCGCGTCCTTCTGCGCAGAGCACCTGCGGCCGCACCAGGACAGCCCGGCCTTCCGCGACCACCAGCTCTGCACGCCCCTGCACGACCTGCAGCAGCGCAAGTGCCCGCACCACAAGAAGCTCTTTGAGTTCTTCTGCAGCGAGCACGGCAGCTGCATCTGCTCCCTCTGCCTTCTCGGGCACAAGCTGTGCCACACCAGCCCCCTGGAGCTGGCCAAAGCCAACACCGAG GCAGCGCTGAAGAAGAGACTCACGGAGCTACATAATCAGAATGAAAAAGCTGCTCAGGCAATGAACAccttgaaaacaaaccaaggcTATGCTGCT GAGACaatttccagaaagaaagaTTTGATCCTAAgtgaattttcagaaattaaagctttaattgaagaaagagaaattcagatcTTGAAAATAgttgcagatgaagaaaaaagagtttCAAATAAGTTTGATTATATTTATGGCGTTCTGGAAAGTAAGAAGAATCAAACGCAGTCTCTCTCTGATCGGATTGAGATGGTACTGACTGAAGCTGATGACATTCTGTTTTTGAAG AGAGCGACAGCACTGCAACAAATATCAACAAAAGATGCTTTTGTTCCTGTGGTTGAAATAGACCAAAACTTGTTACATTCTTCTTACCAGTCTGCCATTAACCTTAAAGACACTGTGAAACTTTCAATGACTCCatctaaggagaaaaaagtggAAG CAGAAGTAACACCTTGGAGAAATAAGGCCCCTCCCAACAAAAACATAAAGAAGCCTCTAGGACCAC AGCATACTTACAAAGAGAAAATCCCTCAGCAGACTCAAGCCGCTTCGCCAGTGGAGGCAGATACCA CACCAGGCATAGGAATACCAAGTGCTCCAGCTGCTGTTCCAGTTAAAGAGCTTCTTGACATCTTTCTGAAGAAACCCAGAGAGGAGTTTTTGCAGT ATGCTGCTGACATCACGCTGGATTACAACACAGCTCATAACAAAGTGATTCTGTCTGACAGATACACCAAGATGTCTGTTTCAGACACCCCCCTGAAGTATAACGAGCACCCTCGGCGCTTCACTGATTGTTACCAAGTGCTGGGCGTCCAGTGCTTCAAGAGAGGCATCCACTACTGGGAAGTGGAAATGCAACAGAACAACTTCTGTGGCATTGGCATCTGCTACGGCAGCATGGAGCGGCATGGGCCGGAGAGCCGCCTGGGCCGGAACAGCAGTTCTTGGTGTATTGAGTGGTTTAATAGCAAAATATCATCCTGGCATAATGATGTTGAAAAGTGCTTACCCAGTACGAAGGCTACTAAGATTGGTGTGCTGCTCCACTGCGAGGCAGGGTTTGTGATTTTCACGGCTGTGGGGGAGAAACATAACTTGATctataaatacaaaatcaagTTTACTGAAGCCGTGTACCCTGCCTTCTGGTTATTTTCCAGTGGCACTATTCTGACTCTCTGCCAAATGAAAGAATGA
- the TRIM25 gene encoding E3 ubiquitin/ISG15 ligase TRIM25 isoform X2 codes for MAEPRVSALEKEPACGMCFSLFGCPLTLPCGHYFCIYCLEVVWAQMSKKFCCPACKATFEGYSQLRKNTAPCPVLEQHQDCTGPEEEEEEEEEEVSTVRCDSCLQGPAVRTCLTCTASFCAEHLRPHQDSPAFRDHQLCTPLHDLQQRKCPHHKKLFEFFCSEHGSCICSLCLLGHKLCHTSPLELAKANTEAALKKRLTELHNQNEKAAQAMNTLKTNQGYAAETISRKKDLILSEFSEIKALIEEREIQILKIVADEEKRVSNKFDYIYGVLESKKNQTQSLSDRIEMVLTEADDILFLKRATALQQISTKDAFVPVVEIDQNLLHSSYQSAINLKDTVKLSMTPSKEKKVEEVTPWRNKAPPNKNIKKPLGPQHTYKEKIPQQTQAASPVEADTKEKKKPAKVAPGIGIPSAPAAVPVKELLDIFLKKPREEFLQYAADITLDYNTAHNKVILSDRYTKMSVSDTPLKYNEHPRRFTDCYQVLGVQCFKRGIHYWEVEMQQNNFCGIGICYGSMERHGPESRLGRNSSSWCIEWFNSKISSWHNDVEKCLPSTKATKIGVLLHCEAGFVIFTAVGEKHNLIYKYKIKFTEAVYPAFWLFSSGTILTLCQMKE; via the exons ATGGCGGAGCCGAGAGTGTCGGCGCTGGAGAAGGAACCGGCGTGCGGCATGTGCTTCTCCCTCTTCGGCTGCCCCTTGACCTTGCCCTGCGGGCACTACTTCTGCATCTACTGCCTGGAGGTCGTCTGGGCCCAGATGTCGAAGAAATTCTGCTGCCCGGCGTGCAAGGCCACCTTCGAGGGCTACTCGCAGCTGCGGAAGAACACGGCGCCGTGCCCGGTGTTGGAGCAGCACCAGGACTGCACCGGgcccgaggaggaggaggaggaggaggaggaggaagtgagCACCGTTCGCTGCGACAGCTGCCTACAGGGACCCGCCGTGCGGACCTGCCTCACCTGCACCGCGTCCTTCTGCGCAGAGCACCTGCGGCCGCACCAGGACAGCCCGGCCTTCCGCGACCACCAGCTCTGCACGCCCCTGCACGACCTGCAGCAGCGCAAGTGCCCGCACCACAAGAAGCTCTTTGAGTTCTTCTGCAGCGAGCACGGCAGCTGCATCTGCTCCCTCTGCCTTCTCGGGCACAAGCTGTGCCACACCAGCCCCCTGGAGCTGGCCAAAGCCAACACCGAG GCAGCGCTGAAGAAGAGACTCACGGAGCTACATAATCAGAATGAAAAAGCTGCTCAGGCAATGAACAccttgaaaacaaaccaaggcTATGCTGCT GAGACaatttccagaaagaaagaTTTGATCCTAAgtgaattttcagaaattaaagctttaattgaagaaagagaaattcagatcTTGAAAATAgttgcagatgaagaaaaaagagtttCAAATAAGTTTGATTATATTTATGGCGTTCTGGAAAGTAAGAAGAATCAAACGCAGTCTCTCTCTGATCGGATTGAGATGGTACTGACTGAAGCTGATGACATTCTGTTTTTGAAG AGAGCGACAGCACTGCAACAAATATCAACAAAAGATGCTTTTGTTCCTGTGGTTGAAATAGACCAAAACTTGTTACATTCTTCTTACCAGTCTGCCATTAACCTTAAAGACACTGTGAAACTTTCAATGACTCCatctaaggagaaaaaagtggAAG AAGTAACACCTTGGAGAAATAAGGCCCCTCCCAACAAAAACATAAAGAAGCCTCTAGGACCAC AGCATACTTACAAAGAGAAAATCCCTCAGCAGACTCAAGCCGCTTCGCCAGTGGAGGCAGATACCA aggagaaaaagaaacctgcTAAAGTTG CACCAGGCATAGGAATACCAAGTGCTCCAGCTGCTGTTCCAGTTAAAGAGCTTCTTGACATCTTTCTGAAGAAACCCAGAGAGGAGTTTTTGCAGT ATGCTGCTGACATCACGCTGGATTACAACACAGCTCATAACAAAGTGATTCTGTCTGACAGATACACCAAGATGTCTGTTTCAGACACCCCCCTGAAGTATAACGAGCACCCTCGGCGCTTCACTGATTGTTACCAAGTGCTGGGCGTCCAGTGCTTCAAGAGAGGCATCCACTACTGGGAAGTGGAAATGCAACAGAACAACTTCTGTGGCATTGGCATCTGCTACGGCAGCATGGAGCGGCATGGGCCGGAGAGCCGCCTGGGCCGGAACAGCAGTTCTTGGTGTATTGAGTGGTTTAATAGCAAAATATCATCCTGGCATAATGATGTTGAAAAGTGCTTACCCAGTACGAAGGCTACTAAGATTGGTGTGCTGCTCCACTGCGAGGCAGGGTTTGTGATTTTCACGGCTGTGGGGGAGAAACATAACTTGATctataaatacaaaatcaagTTTACTGAAGCCGTGTACCCTGCCTTCTGGTTATTTTCCAGTGGCACTATTCTGACTCTCTGCCAAATGAAAGAATGA
- the TRIM25 gene encoding E3 ubiquitin/ISG15 ligase TRIM25 isoform X1, whose translation MAEPRVSALEKEPACGMCFSLFGCPLTLPCGHYFCIYCLEVVWAQMSKKFCCPACKATFEGYSQLRKNTAPCPVLEQHQDCTGPEEEEEEEEEEVSTVRCDSCLQGPAVRTCLTCTASFCAEHLRPHQDSPAFRDHQLCTPLHDLQQRKCPHHKKLFEFFCSEHGSCICSLCLLGHKLCHTSPLELAKANTEAALKKRLTELHNQNEKAAQAMNTLKTNQGYAAETISRKKDLILSEFSEIKALIEEREIQILKIVADEEKRVSNKFDYIYGVLESKKNQTQSLSDRIEMVLTEADDILFLKRATALQQISTKDAFVPVVEIDQNLLHSSYQSAINLKDTVKLSMTPSKEKKVEAEVTPWRNKAPPNKNIKKPLGPQHTYKEKIPQQTQAASPVEADTKEKKKPAKVAPGIGIPSAPAAVPVKELLDIFLKKPREEFLQYAADITLDYNTAHNKVILSDRYTKMSVSDTPLKYNEHPRRFTDCYQVLGVQCFKRGIHYWEVEMQQNNFCGIGICYGSMERHGPESRLGRNSSSWCIEWFNSKISSWHNDVEKCLPSTKATKIGVLLHCEAGFVIFTAVGEKHNLIYKYKIKFTEAVYPAFWLFSSGTILTLCQMKE comes from the exons ATGGCGGAGCCGAGAGTGTCGGCGCTGGAGAAGGAACCGGCGTGCGGCATGTGCTTCTCCCTCTTCGGCTGCCCCTTGACCTTGCCCTGCGGGCACTACTTCTGCATCTACTGCCTGGAGGTCGTCTGGGCCCAGATGTCGAAGAAATTCTGCTGCCCGGCGTGCAAGGCCACCTTCGAGGGCTACTCGCAGCTGCGGAAGAACACGGCGCCGTGCCCGGTGTTGGAGCAGCACCAGGACTGCACCGGgcccgaggaggaggaggaggaggaggaggaggaagtgagCACCGTTCGCTGCGACAGCTGCCTACAGGGACCCGCCGTGCGGACCTGCCTCACCTGCACCGCGTCCTTCTGCGCAGAGCACCTGCGGCCGCACCAGGACAGCCCGGCCTTCCGCGACCACCAGCTCTGCACGCCCCTGCACGACCTGCAGCAGCGCAAGTGCCCGCACCACAAGAAGCTCTTTGAGTTCTTCTGCAGCGAGCACGGCAGCTGCATCTGCTCCCTCTGCCTTCTCGGGCACAAGCTGTGCCACACCAGCCCCCTGGAGCTGGCCAAAGCCAACACCGAG GCAGCGCTGAAGAAGAGACTCACGGAGCTACATAATCAGAATGAAAAAGCTGCTCAGGCAATGAACAccttgaaaacaaaccaaggcTATGCTGCT GAGACaatttccagaaagaaagaTTTGATCCTAAgtgaattttcagaaattaaagctttaattgaagaaagagaaattcagatcTTGAAAATAgttgcagatgaagaaaaaagagtttCAAATAAGTTTGATTATATTTATGGCGTTCTGGAAAGTAAGAAGAATCAAACGCAGTCTCTCTCTGATCGGATTGAGATGGTACTGACTGAAGCTGATGACATTCTGTTTTTGAAG AGAGCGACAGCACTGCAACAAATATCAACAAAAGATGCTTTTGTTCCTGTGGTTGAAATAGACCAAAACTTGTTACATTCTTCTTACCAGTCTGCCATTAACCTTAAAGACACTGTGAAACTTTCAATGACTCCatctaaggagaaaaaagtggAAG CAGAAGTAACACCTTGGAGAAATAAGGCCCCTCCCAACAAAAACATAAAGAAGCCTCTAGGACCAC AGCATACTTACAAAGAGAAAATCCCTCAGCAGACTCAAGCCGCTTCGCCAGTGGAGGCAGATACCA aggagaaaaagaaacctgcTAAAGTTG CACCAGGCATAGGAATACCAAGTGCTCCAGCTGCTGTTCCAGTTAAAGAGCTTCTTGACATCTTTCTGAAGAAACCCAGAGAGGAGTTTTTGCAGT ATGCTGCTGACATCACGCTGGATTACAACACAGCTCATAACAAAGTGATTCTGTCTGACAGATACACCAAGATGTCTGTTTCAGACACCCCCCTGAAGTATAACGAGCACCCTCGGCGCTTCACTGATTGTTACCAAGTGCTGGGCGTCCAGTGCTTCAAGAGAGGCATCCACTACTGGGAAGTGGAAATGCAACAGAACAACTTCTGTGGCATTGGCATCTGCTACGGCAGCATGGAGCGGCATGGGCCGGAGAGCCGCCTGGGCCGGAACAGCAGTTCTTGGTGTATTGAGTGGTTTAATAGCAAAATATCATCCTGGCATAATGATGTTGAAAAGTGCTTACCCAGTACGAAGGCTACTAAGATTGGTGTGCTGCTCCACTGCGAGGCAGGGTTTGTGATTTTCACGGCTGTGGGGGAGAAACATAACTTGATctataaatacaaaatcaagTTTACTGAAGCCGTGTACCCTGCCTTCTGGTTATTTTCCAGTGGCACTATTCTGACTCTCTGCCAAATGAAAGAATGA
- the COIL gene encoding coilin isoform X2, protein MAAAGGGPVRLRLVFDYPPPGSPGCALCWLLLEPGRVRLVTDLLSLIRHRVKLEEIAADDYEEIGSGFSYTPTEDKKRHRQKKEEDFSINEKHRHKREKKKNKHNSEYPSCREETSVDIWDPHKKHKKRKRKDEVSERNRLTEGKEESSSGQPKKLKKTEREKESATKKKDKKQTKAAAAKVDLEQANQSSPRNSGKNNTKKPTRFKKRRVAASPSSSTSSDSDSSEVNVKQNTSSHKPVVATLPKDKSQTAANADAKTVVSNKVTVKPNADNSTKTAISKNAKKSPSSSSDSDSSTEDEKVAAAHDSTAKEKPLPSTTKAPKAQTSSSESESSDSETLVKKSAADAGLSNSIARNCTKQLPNSIQGPVASPGRGRGHGTGEDNFWRGPRGRGYRGMMRGQGPGRGTNPGFFYNYSSEGQKQRHLNEAATNTSVLVQSPVEVPKRDYSVLPLLAAPPQVGERIAFKRLELTENYCPEVSDYKEGKIISWNADKKQIELEILSPSAGQHAKEPGKFDLVYQSADGAELIEYAVPQDTKITESWDALIEPRLIVEPPVNGSSIENGTI, encoded by the exons atggcggcggccggcggcggcCCGGTGCGGCTGCGGCTGGTGTTTGACTACCCGCCGCCAGGCAGCCCGGGCTGCGcgctgtgctggctgctgctggagcccgGCCGGGTGCGCCTCGTCACCGACCTCCTCAGCCTCATCCGACACAG AGTAAAATTGGAAGAGATTGCTGCAGATGACTATGAAGAGATAGGTAGTGGCTTCTCGTATACACCAACggaagacaaaaaaaggcatagacaaaagaaggaagaagactTCTCtataaatgaaaaacacaggcataaaagggaaaagaaaaagaataaacataACTCTGAGTATCCCTCCTGTAGGGAAGAGACCTCTGTAGATATTTGGGACCCTcataaaaagcacaagaaaagaaaaagaaaggatgaagtTAGTGAAAGAAATAGACTCACAGAAGGTAAGGAAGAGAGCTCTTCTGGCCAACctaaaaagcttaaaaaaacagagagggagaaggagtcggcaacaaaaaagaaggataaaaagcagacaaaggctgctgcagcaaaggtgGATTTAGAACAGGCAAATCAGAGCTCACCTCGAAATTCTggtaaaaataacacaaaaaaaccaacacgGTTCAAAAAAAGGAGGGTGGCagcttccccttcctccagcacATCGTCTGACAGTGACAGCAGTGAGGTAAACGTAAAGCAAAATACATCTTCCCATAAACCTGTAGTGGCGACACTTCCCAAAGACAAATCCCAAACTGCTGCAAATGCTGATGCGAAAACTGTTGTTTCTAATAAAGTGACTGTAAAGCCCAACGCTGACAATTCCACTAAGACTGCAATTagtaaaaatgctaaaaaatcCCCATCCTCTAGTTCAGATTCTGACTCAAGTACAGAGGATGAGAAGGTGGCAGCAGCACACGACAGTACGGCAAAGGAAAAGCCACTGCCCAGCACCACCAAGGCTCCCAAAGCACAAACCTCCTCCTCAGAGTCTGAGAGTTCAGATTCAGAAACACTTGTTAAAAAATCTGCAGCAGACGCTGGACTGAGTAATTCCATAGCAAGGAATTGTACCAAACAGTTGCCAAACAGTATTCAAGGACCAGTTGCCAGCCCAGGGCGTGGAAGGGGGCATGGAACGGGAGAGGATAACTTCTGGAGAGGACCTAGGGGCCGTGGGTATCGTGGGATGATGAGGGGCCAAGGCCCTGGGAGAGGAACCAACCCGGGCTTCTTCTATAACTACAGCAGTGAAGGCCAGAAGCAGAGGCACTTAAATGAAGCTGCGACAAACACTTCTGTTCTTGTCCAG AGTCCCGTGGAGGTCCCCAAGAGAGACTATAGTGTGTTACCTCTTCTTGCTGCTCCACCACAAGTGGGAGAAAGAATTGCCTTTAAG CGCTTGGAACTAACTGAAAATTACTGTCCTGAAGTTTCAGACTATAAG GAGGGGAAAATCATCAGTTGGAATGCTGATAAAAAACAGATCGAGCTTGAGATCCTTTCGCCATCAGCAGGACAAC atgcAAAAGAGCCAGGGAAATTCGATCTGGTTTACCAGTCTGCAGATGGAGCAGAACTGATCGAGTACGCTGTTCCTCAGGATACAAAG ataacTGAAAGTTGGGATGCACTGATAGAGCCACGACTGATTGTTGAGCCTCCAGTTAACGGATCCAGCATCGAAAATGGAACAATCTGA